The Methylococcus sp. Mc7 genomic sequence CAGGTGACCAGACGCCTCGGCGGCACGGCCTCCAGCACCCGGAACCGCACCTTCGCCCCCGCCGCGCACACTTCGTCCCAACTGGGAAGCCCGTCGACGTCCGGGGCCCGCTCCACGGCGGCGAGACCCGGCCGCCACAGCGGGAAGCTCCCGAAATCGGTGATGATCTCCCAGACCCGCTCTGGAGTCGCCGGTAGCCTGATCCGGCTCGCGGCTTGATGGGTTTTCGGCAAGCGCGTGCCGAGCAGGACCAGGAGACCCACCGCCAGTAGCAGGAAACCGATGAGGAACAGGAGCGCGGTCATTCGCCGGCAGCCGGGTTCCGGTCCCGTTGAGACCAGCGGCCGAAGGGCATCGTCGACAAGCAGGTGTTGTAGTAGCGCGCGTCGTGGGTGACCTCCTCGCCCGCCCATTCCGGCAGCTCGAAGGGTTCCTCGGGATGATCGAGTTCGAGTTC encodes the following:
- a CDS encoding SRPBCC family protein → MTALLFLIGFLLLAVGLLVLLGTRLPKTHQAASRIRLPATPERVWEIITDFGSFPLWRPGLAAVERAPDVDGLPSWDEVCAAGAKVRFRVLEAVPPRRLVTCLAGEHLPLRGVWVYELEADGDEGTVLTITERDSIFHPAFRFFVRYVLSYHGVMDVFLLALARGLDSPTKPEHLSLRVEDGDAGGEDV